In Gadus macrocephalus chromosome 4, ASM3116895v1, the following proteins share a genomic window:
- the LOC132455070 gene encoding myosin heavy chain, fast skeletal muscle-like, whose amino-acid sequence MSTDAEMAIYGKAAIYLRKPEKERLEAQSTPFDAKSAAYVADAKELYVKCTIIKKEAGKTTVKVLATEEERTVKDDDVTPMNPPKYDKIEDMAMMTHLNEASVLYNLKERYAAWMIYTYSGLFCATVNPYKWLPVYDQEVVNAYRGKKRMEAPPHIFSVSDNAIQNMLTDRQNQSVLITGESGAGKTVNTKRVIQYFATIAVASDKKKDQAPGKIQGSLEDQIIAANPLLEAYGNAKTVRNDNSSRFGKFIRIHFGATGKLASADIETYLLEKSRVTFQLPDERGYHIFFQMMTNHKPEIIEMCLITTNPYDFPMCSQGHITVASINDKEELDATDDAIDILGFNGEEKNAIYKFTGAVLHHGNLKFKQKQREEQAEPDGTEEADKISYLLGLNSADMLKGLCYPRVKVGNEFVTKGQTVPQVYNSVSALGKSIYERMFLWMVIRINQMLDTKQSRSSYIGVLDIAGFEIFDYNSMEQLCINFTNEKLQQFFNHTMFVLEQEEYKKEGIIWEFIDFGMDLAACIELIEKPMGIFSILEEECMFPKASDTSFKNKLYEQHLGKNKAFEKPKPGKGKAEADFAMVHYAGTVGYSVAGWLDKNKDPLNDSVIGLYQKSSNKLMPVLYPAVVEEVGGAKKGGKKKGGSMQTVSSQFRDNLGKLMTNLRSTHPHFVRCLIPNEIKLPGMMENHLVIHQLRCNGVLEGIRICRKGFPSRIIYADFKQRYKVLNASVIPDGQFIDNKKASEKLLGSIDVPHDEYKFGHTKVFFKAGLLGTLEEMRDEKLASLVGMIQALSRGYLMRKEYVKMTATREAVYTIQYNIRSFMNVKTWPWMKVYYKIKPLLKSAETEKELSAMKENYEKMKTDLATALAKKKELEEKMVSLLQEKNDLALQVASEGDNLNDAEERCEGLIKSKIQLEAKLKETTERLEDEEEMNAELTAKKRKLEDECSELKKDIDDLELTLAKVEKEKHATENKVKNLTEEMASQDESVAKLSKEKKALQEAHQQTLDDLQAEEDKVNTLTKAKTKLEQQVDDLEGSLEQEKKLRMDLERAKRKLEGDLKLAQESIMDLENDKQQSDEKLKKKDFETSQLLSKIEDEQSLGAQLQKKIKELQARIEELEEEIEAERAARAKVEKQRADLSRELEEISERLEEAGGATSAQIEMNKKREAEFQKLRRDLEESTLQHEATAAALRKKQADSVAELGEQIDNLQRVKQKLEKEKSEYKMEIDDLSSNMEAVAKAKGNLEKMCRTLEDQLSEIKAKSDENSRQINDISAQRARLLTENGEFGRQLEEKEGLVSQLTRGKQAFTQQIEELKRLNEEEVKAKNALAHGVQSARHDCDLLREQFEEEQEAKAELQRGMSKANGEVAQWRTKYETDAIQRTEELEESKKKLAQRLQEAEEQIEAVNSKCASLEKTKQRLQGEVEDLMIDVERANGLAANLDKKQRNFDKVLADWKQKYEEGQAELEGTQKEARSLSTELFKMKNSYEEALDQLETLKRENKNLQQEISDLTEQIGETGKSIHELEKSKKQVETEKSEIQTALEEAEGTLEHEESKILRVQLELNQIKGEVDRKLAEKDEEMEQIKRNSLRITDSMQSTLDSEVRSRNDALRIKKKMEGDLNEMEIQLSHANRQAAEAQKQLRNVQGQLKDAQLHLDDAVRGGEDLKEQAAMVDRRNGLMVAEIEELRAALEQTERGRKVAEQELIDASERVGLLHSQNTSLLNTKKKLETDLVQVQGEVDDTVQESRNAEEKAKKAITDAAMMAEELKKEQDTSSHLERMKKNLEVTVKDLQHRLDEAENLAMKGGKKQLQKLESRVRELETEVEGEQRRGVDAVKGVRKYERRVKELTYQTEEDKKNGARLQDLVDKLQLKVKAYKRQAEEAEEQANSYLSKCRKVQHELEEAEERADIAETQVNKLRSKSRDGGKGKEAAE is encoded by the exons ATGAGTACGGACGCGGAGATGGCCATATATGGCAAGGCTGCGATTTACCTCCGTAAGCCAGAAAAGGAGAGGCTTGAGGCCCAGAGCACGCCCTTTGATGCCAAGAGTGCTGCATATGTGGCTGATGCTAAGGAGCTGTACGTCAAGTGTACCATCATTAAGAAGGAGGCTGGCAAAACCACAGTGAAAGTGTTGGCTACGGAAGAG GAGAGAACAGTCAAGGATGATGATGTCACACCCATGAACCCTCCCAAGTACGACAAAATTGAGGACATGGCCATGATGACCCATCTCAATGAAGCCTCTGTGTTGTATAACCTCAAAGAGCGTTATGCAGCATGGATGATCTAC ACCTACTCTGGGCTGTTCTGTGCCACTGTAAACCCGTACAAGTGGCTCCCAGTGTACGATCAGGAGGTTGTCAATGCCTACAGAGGCAAGAAGCGTATGGAGGCACCACCCCatatcttctctgtctctgacaaTGCCATCCAGAACATGCTCACTG atcGGCAGAATCAGTCTGTCTTGATCAC TGGAGAATCCGGTGCTGGAAAGACTGTGAACACCAAACGTGTCATCCAGTACTTTGCTACCATCGCAGTGGCTTCTGACAAGAAGAAGGACCAAGCCCCTGGAAAGATTCAG GGGTCACTGGAGGACCAGATTATTGCAGCCAATCCCCTGCTGGAGGCCTACGGTAATGCCAAGACTGTGAGAAATGACAACTCATCTCGTTTC GGTAAATTCATCAGAATCCATTTCGGTGCAACTGGTAAACTGGCCAGTGCTGACATTGAGACGT ATCTGCTGGAGAAATCCCGAGTGACATTCCAGCTTCCCGATGAGAGAGGCTATCACATCTTCTTTCAGATGATGACCAACCACAAACCTGAGATTATTG AAATGTGCCTCATCACCACCAACCCCTACGACTTCCCCATGTGCAGTCAGGGTCATATCACTGTGGCCAGCATTAATGACAAAGAGGAGCTGGATGCTACTGAT GATGCTATTGATATTTTGGGTTTCAATGGTGAGGAGAAGAATGCCATCTACAAGTTCACGGGTGCTGTGCTTCACCACGGTAACTTGAAGTTCAAGCAGAAGCAGCGTGAGGAGCAGGCTGAGCCTGACGGCACTGAGG AGGCCGACAAAATCTCCTACCTGCTTGGTCTCAACTCTGCTGACATGCTCAAGGGTTTGTGCTACCCCAGAGTGAAGGTCGGAAATGAGTTTGTCACTAAGGGACAGACAGTACCTCAG GTATACAACTCAGTGAGTGCCCTGGGCAAGTCTATCTATGAGAGGATGTTCTTGTGGATGGTCATCCGTATCAACCAGATGCTGGACACCAAGCAATCAAGATCATCCTATATTGGGGTGCTGGATATTGCTGGTTTTGAGATCTTTGAT TACAACAGTATGGAGCAGCTGTGCATCAACTTCACCAATGAGAAACTGCAACAGTTCTTCAACCACACCATGTTCGTCCTGGAGCAAGAGGAGTACAAGAAGGAGGGCATTATCTGGGAGTTCATTGACTTCGGTATGGACTTGGCTGCCTGCATTGAGCTTATTGAGAAG CCAATGGGCATCTTCTCCATTCTTGAAGAAGAGTGCATGTTCCCCAAAGCCTCAGACACTTCCTTCAAGAACAAGCTGTATGAACAGCATCTTGGCAAAAACAAAGCATTTGAGAAGCCCAAGCCGGGGAAGGGCAAGGCTGAAGCTGACTTCGCCATGGTGCACTATGCTGGTACCGTGGGCTACAGCGTCGCGGGCTGGCTGGACAAGAACAAGGATCCCCTGAATGACTCTGTTATTGGACTGTACCAGAAGTCCTCAAACAAACTGATGCCTGTCCTGTACCCCGCTGTAGTGGAAG AGGTCGGGGGTGCAAAGAAGGGAGGCAAGAAGAAGGGTGGCTCCATGCAGACTGTGTCATCACAATTCAGG GATAACTTGGGCAAACTGATGACCAACCTGAGGAGCACCCATCCTCACTTTGTGCGTTGTCTCATTCCCAATGAAATTAAACTACCAG GAATGATGGAGAACCACCTGGTTATCCACCAGCTGAGATGTAACGGTGTGCTGGAGGGCATCAGAATCTGCAGAAAGGGCTTTCCCAGCAGAATCATCTATGCTGACTTCAAGCAGAG ATACAAAGTACTGAATGCCAGTGTCATTCCTGATGGACAGTTCATTGACAACAAGAAGGCTTCTGAGAAGCTGCTTGGATCCATTGATGTGCCTCACGACGAGTACAAATTTGGACACACCAAG GTGTTCTTCAAAGCTGGTCTTCTGGGTACTCTTGAGGAGATGCGAGATGAGAAGCTGGCATCTTTGGTCGGAATGATTCAGGCTCTCTCTCGGGGTTACCTCATGAGGAAGGAGTATGTGAAAATGACAGCTACAAG GGAAGCTGTTTACACTATTCAGTACAACATCCGCTCATTCATGAATGTCAAAACCTGGCCATGGATGAAGGTGTACTACAAGATCAAGCCTCTTCTGAAGAGTGCTGAAACGGAGAAGGAGCTCTCTGCAATGAAGGAGAACTATGAGAAGATGAAGACAGACCTGGCCACTGCGCTGGCCAAGAAGAAGGAACTTGAGGAAAAGATGGTTTCTCTACTGCAGGAGAAGAATGATCTTGCGCTGCAAGTGGCCTCT GAAGGAGATAATCTGAATGATGCTGAAGAGAGGTGTGAGGGACTCATCAAGAGTAAGATCCAGCTGGAGGCTAAACTCAAGGAGACAACCGAGAGactagaggatgaagaggaaatGAATGCTGAGTTGACTGCCAAGAAGAGGAAACTGGAGGATGAATGCTCTGAGCTCAAGAAGGACATTGATGACCTGGAGCTTAccttggccaaagtggagaaggagaaacatGCCACTGAGAACAAG gtgAAGAACCTTACAGAGGAGATGGCCTCTCAGGATGAGAGCGTTGCTAAGCTATCAAAGGAGAAGAAAGCCCTCCAAGAGGCACATCAGCAGACTCTTGATGACCTACAGGCAGAGGAAGACAAAGTGAACACTCTGACCAAGGCCAAGACCAAGCTTGAACAGCAAGTGGATGAT CTTGAAGGTTCTCTGGAACAAGAGAAAAAACTCCGTATGGACCTTGAGAGAGCCAAGCGAAAGCTTGAGGGTGACCTGAAATTGGCTCAGGAATCAATAATGGATCTGGAAAATGACAAACAGCAGTCTGATGAGAAACTCAAAAA GAAAGACTTTGAGACCAGTCAGCTTCTAAGCAAGATTGAGGATGAGCAGTCCCTGGGTGCTCAGCTTCAAAAGAAGATCAAGGAGCTTCAG GCCCGTATtgaagagctggaggaggaaatTGAGGCTGAGCGTGCTGCTCGTGCCAAGGTTGAGAAGCAGAGAGCTGATCTCTCCAGAGAACTTGAAGAGATCAGTGAGAGGCTTGAGGAGGCTGGTGGAGCCACTTCTGCTCAGATTGAGATGAACAAGAAGCGTGAGGCTGAGTTCCAGAAGCTGCGTCGTGACCTTGAGGAGTCCACCCTGCAGCATgaagccactgctgctgctctgcgtaAGAAGCAGGCTGACAGTGTAGCAGAGCTGGGAGAGCAGATTGATAACCTCCAGCGTGTCAAGCAGAAGcttgagaaggagaagagcgagTACAAGATGGAGATTGACGACCTCTCAAGCAACATGGAAGCAGTTGCAAAGGCCAAG GGAAATCTGGAGAAGATGTGCCGTACCCTGGAGGACCAGCTGAGTGAAATCAAGGCCAAGAGTGATGAGAACAGTCGCCAGATAAATGACATCAGTGCTCAGAGAGCAAGGCTGTTGACAGAGAATG GTGAGTTTGGTCGTCAGCTCGAGGAGAAAGAGGGTCTCGTCTCCCAGCTTACCAGAGGCAAGCAGGCCTTTACTCAGCAGATTGAGGAGCTGAAGAGGCTCAATGAGGAGGAAGTCAAG GCCAAGAATGCTCTTGCTCATGGTGTGCAATCAGCTCGCCATGACTGTGACCTTCTGAGGGAGCagtttgaggaggagcaggaggccaagGCTGAGCTGCAGCGTGGAATGTCCAAGGCCAACGGTGAGGTGGCTCAGTGGAGGACAAAGTATGAAACTGATGCTATCCAGCGCACTGAGGAGCTAGAGGAGTCCAA GAAAAAGCTTGCCCAGCGCCTTCAGGAGGCTGAGGAACAGATTGAGGCAGTGAACTCAAAATGTGCCTCTCTGGAGAAGACCAAACAGAGACtccagggtgaggtggaggatctCATGATTGATGTGGAGAGGGCCAACGGACTGGCTGCCAACCTTGACAAGAAGCAGAGGAACTTTGACAAG GTTTTGGCTGACTGGAAGCAGAAAtatgaggagggccaggcagagcttGAAGGAACTCAGAAAGAGGCTCGTTCTCTCAGCACAGAGCTTTTCAAGATGAAGAACTCCTATGAAGAagccctggatcagctggagacCCTGAAGCGTGAAAACAAGAACCTCCAAC AGGAGATTTCTGACCTGACTGAACaaattggtgagactggaaagaGCATCCATGAGCTGGAGAAATCCAAGAAGCAagtggagacagagaagagtGAGATCCAGACAGCCCTAGAGGAAGCTGAG GGTACTCTGGAGCATGAAGAGTCCAAGATTCTGCGTGTCCAGCTGGAGCTCAACCAGATTAAGGGTGAGGTTGACAGGAAGCTGgctgagaaggatgaggagatggagcagatcAAGAGGAACAGCCTGAGGATCACTGACTCCATGCAGAGCACGCTCGACTCTGAGGTCAGGAGCAGGAATGATGCCCTGAGaatcaagaagaagatggagggagatCTGAATGAGATGGAGATCCAGCTGAGCCATGCCAACCGCCAGGCTGCTGAGGCTCAGAAGCAGCTGAGGAATGTTCAAGGACAACTGAAG gATGCCCAATTGCATCTTGATGATGCTGTCAGAGGAGGTGAAGACCTGAAGGAGCAGGCGGCCATGGTGGACCGTAGGAACGGTCTCATGGTGGCTGAAATTGAGGAGCTGAGGGCAGCTctggaacagacagagagaggccgcAAAGTGGCTGAGCAAGAGCTCATTGATGCCAGTGAGCGTGTTGGACTTTTGCACTCTcag AATACAAGTCTTCTGAACACAAAGAAGAAGCTGGAGACCGACCTGGTCCAAGTCCAGGGCGAGGTGGACGATACCGTCCAGGAATCCAGGAATGCTGAAGAGAAGGCCAAGAAGGCCATCACTGAT gcTGCCATGATGGCTGAGGAGCTGAAGAAAGAGCAGGACACTAGCTCTCACctggagaggatgaagaagaacctGGAGGTCACAGTGAAAGACCTGCAGCACCGCTTGGATGAAGCTGAGAACCTGGCCATGAAGGGGGGCAAGAAGCAGCTCCAGAAACTGGAGTCCAGA GTGCGTGAGCTGGAAACAGAGGTTGAGGGTGAACAGAGACGTGGAGTTGATGCTGTTAAGGGTGTCCGCAAATATGAGAGGAGGGTGAAGGAACTCACCTACCAG ACTGAAGAAGATAAGAAAAATGGTGCCAGACTCCAGGATCTTGTTGATAAGCTGCAGTTGAAGGTGAAGGCTTACAAGAGGCAGGCTGAGGAAGCG gaggagcaggccaacTCTTACCTGTCCAAGTGCAGGAAGGTTCAAcatgagctggaggaggctgaggaacgtGCTGACATCGCTGAGACTCAAGTCAACAAGCTGAGGTCCAAGAGCCGTGATGGTGGCAAG GGAAAGGAGGCAGCTGAATAA